In Nocardioides conyzicola, one genomic interval encodes:
- a CDS encoding group II truncated hemoglobin codes for MTDDPTLYEWAGGGPALRRLIDCFYDRVERDELLSPFFPGGVSEEHRAHVAAWWSEVFGGPSVYTDELGGYERMLAHHRDLGITAEQRHRFASTMSLAADDADLPADPEFRAALVGYLEWGTRLALENSQPGAPVVEHAPVPRWGWGVAPPYRP; via the coding sequence ATGACCGACGACCCCACCCTGTACGAGTGGGCCGGCGGCGGACCCGCGCTCCGCCGGCTGATCGACTGCTTCTACGACCGGGTCGAGCGCGACGAGCTGCTCAGCCCGTTCTTCCCAGGTGGCGTCTCCGAGGAGCACCGCGCACACGTCGCGGCCTGGTGGTCGGAGGTCTTCGGTGGCCCGTCGGTCTACACCGACGAGCTCGGCGGCTACGAGCGGATGCTGGCGCACCACCGCGACCTGGGCATCACCGCCGAGCAGCGACACCGCTTCGCCTCGACGATGAGCCTGGCGGCCGACGACGCCGACCTGCCCGCGGACCCGGAGTTCCGGGCTGCTCTCGTCGGCTACCTCGAGTGGGGCACCCGGCTTGCGCTGGAGAACTCGCAGCCCGGGGCACCGGTGGTCGAGCACGCGCCCGTCCCGCGGTGGGGCTGGGGAGTCGCGCCGCCGTACCGGCCCTGA
- a CDS encoding glycosyltransferase family 1 protein has protein sequence MRVAIVTESFLPQVNGVSNTVRHVVDELVDARHEVLVVAPGQGPAHYEGTPVVRVRSVGMPGYRSFPIGLPDAAVGHSLDRFGPDLVHLASPIALGVVGLRAARRLRIPTVAVYQTDIAGFARQYGLRADLVVDRWVGRLHRRVDRTLVPSSASMDQLAALGVRDLHLWRRGIALDLFDPSRRSRELHQEWTDGSRLAVGYVGRLAHEKQVHRLAVLAGLPGVQLVVVGDGPAREELRRQLPGAVFTGMLRGAELAAAYASLDVFVHTGDSETFCQTVQEAQASGVPVVAPAAGGPLDLVEPGRTGLLFDPADLGSLRDCVAKLLVAPGLRHDLADRARTAVAGRTWQRVVSELVDVHYRAVLDGAAAAA, from the coding sequence ATGCGCGTCGCCATCGTGACCGAGTCCTTCCTGCCTCAGGTCAACGGCGTCTCCAACACCGTGCGGCACGTGGTCGACGAGCTCGTCGACGCCCGCCACGAGGTGCTCGTGGTCGCTCCCGGCCAGGGGCCCGCGCACTACGAGGGCACGCCGGTGGTGCGGGTCCGCTCGGTCGGGATGCCCGGCTACCGGTCCTTCCCGATCGGGCTGCCCGACGCCGCAGTAGGACACAGCCTCGACCGGTTCGGTCCCGACCTGGTGCACCTCGCCTCCCCGATCGCGCTCGGCGTGGTCGGGCTGCGCGCCGCGCGCCGGCTCCGGATCCCGACCGTCGCGGTCTACCAGACCGACATCGCTGGGTTCGCCCGGCAGTACGGACTCCGCGCCGACCTGGTGGTCGACCGCTGGGTCGGTCGGTTGCACCGGCGCGTGGACCGCACCCTGGTGCCGTCGAGCGCCTCGATGGACCAGCTCGCCGCGCTCGGCGTGCGCGACCTCCACCTGTGGCGACGCGGCATCGCCCTCGACCTCTTCGACCCGTCGCGCCGCAGCCGGGAGCTGCACCAGGAGTGGACCGACGGGTCGCGCCTGGCCGTGGGGTACGTCGGGCGACTCGCCCACGAGAAGCAGGTCCACCGGCTCGCGGTGCTGGCCGGCCTGCCGGGCGTCCAGCTCGTCGTGGTCGGCGACGGGCCGGCCCGCGAGGAGCTGCGGCGCCAGCTGCCGGGCGCGGTCTTCACGGGGATGCTCCGGGGCGCGGAGCTCGCCGCGGCGTACGCGTCCCTCGACGTCTTCGTGCACACCGGCGACAGCGAGACCTTCTGCCAGACGGTCCAGGAGGCCCAGGCCAGCGGCGTCCCGGTGGTCGCCCCGGCCGCGGGCGGTCCGCTGGACCTGGTCGAGCCCGGCCGCACGGGGCTGCTCTTCGACCCGGCGGACCTCGGCTCGCTGCGCGACTGCGTCGCGAAGCTCCTCGTCGCCCCCGGTCTCCGCCACGACCTGGCAGACCGCGCTCGTACGGCGGTGGCCGGGCGCACCTGGCAGCGCGTCGTCTCCGAGCTGGTCGACGTCCACTACCGCGCGGTCCTGGACGGCGCCGCGGCCGCCGCGTGA
- a CDS encoding cytochrome P450: MPDVRYRPGTAETWASPWEMYADLRDHDPVHHVARSAGRDHYVLSRHADVLAAAVDTATYSSAQGLTVEYGELDAIGLADNPPLVMMDPPDHTAFRRLVARGFTPRQVTSLEPQVRAFVTERLDRLSAEGGGDIVETLFKPMPSMVVAHYLGVPAADRDRFDGWTHAIVSASSEGAIGDATQAIVEMMGYFSELVERRRVEPGDDTVSHLVAAGVGDDQAGILSILSYVFTVVTGGNDTTTGMLGGAVQLLESDRDQRRLLLEDPSLIPDAVEELLRLTSPVQGLARTATRDVELHGTVIAAGRRVLLLYGAANRDPRRYGPDADELDVRRRPGQLLTFSQGSHHCLGAAAARLQARVALEELLLRCPDFTVDLDGVAWAPGPYVRRPTTVPFRVAG, translated from the coding sequence ATGCCCGACGTGCGCTACCGACCCGGCACCGCCGAGACCTGGGCCAGCCCGTGGGAGATGTACGCCGACCTGCGTGACCACGACCCGGTCCACCACGTCGCTCGCTCCGCCGGCCGGGACCACTACGTCCTCAGCCGGCACGCCGACGTGCTGGCGGCGGCGGTCGACACGGCGACGTACTCCTCGGCCCAGGGGCTGACCGTCGAGTACGGCGAGCTGGACGCGATCGGCCTCGCCGACAACCCGCCGCTGGTGATGATGGATCCGCCGGACCACACGGCGTTCCGCAGGCTGGTGGCCCGCGGCTTCACGCCGCGCCAGGTGACGAGCTTGGAGCCGCAGGTGCGGGCGTTCGTCACCGAGCGGCTCGACCGGCTGTCCGCCGAGGGCGGCGGCGACATCGTCGAGACCCTGTTCAAGCCGATGCCGAGCATGGTCGTCGCGCACTACCTCGGGGTGCCGGCGGCGGACCGGGACCGGTTCGACGGCTGGACGCACGCGATCGTCTCGGCCAGCTCCGAGGGCGCGATCGGCGACGCCACCCAGGCGATCGTCGAGATGATGGGCTACTTCTCCGAGCTGGTGGAGCGCCGCCGCGTCGAGCCCGGGGACGACACCGTCTCGCACCTGGTCGCCGCCGGCGTCGGGGACGACCAGGCCGGGATCCTGTCGATCCTCAGCTACGTCTTCACGGTCGTCACCGGTGGCAACGACACCACCACCGGGATGCTCGGCGGTGCGGTCCAGCTCCTCGAGAGCGACCGCGACCAGCGCCGCCTGCTGCTCGAGGACCCCTCCCTGATCCCGGACGCCGTGGAGGAGCTGCTCCGCCTGACCTCGCCGGTGCAGGGCCTCGCCCGCACGGCCACCCGCGACGTCGAGCTGCACGGCACCGTCATCGCGGCGGGCCGCCGCGTCCTCCTGCTGTACGGCGCCGCCAACCGCGACCCGCGCCGCTACGGGCCGGACGCCGACGAGCTCGACGTACGCCGCCGCCCCGGTCAGCTGCTGACCTTCAGCCAGGGCAGCCACCACTGCCTCGGCGCCGCGGCAGCCCGGCTGCAGGCCCGGGTCGCGCTGGAGGAGCTGCTGCTCCGGTGCCCCGACTTCACGGTCGACCTCGACGGGGTCGCGTGGGCGCCTGGGCCGTACGTCCGCCGCCCGACGACGGTCCCCTTCCGGGTCGCAGGGTGA
- a CDS encoding DUF429 domain-containing protein, with amino-acid sequence MHFVGIDLAWGDRQPTGLAVLDEDAHLVHISTVRTDEEIRTALTPYVEGPCVVGIDAPLIVVNPTGSRPAEQELSRDFRRFEAGAHPSNTGKPEFAEGTRGARICKMFGLDMDPRSGRKRRAIEVYPHPATVVLFGLGKTLKYKAKPGRSLELLRSELLLLMDHVERIVTTERTWRDLRTRVETATRKVDLRQVEDQVDAVVCAYVALFAERWPERTTTYGDLERGYIVTPTLPDAHATIRDAIEEYTRLHPARVEAAQEYVALVTEILDEAGINYLTVTGRAKSVESFAAKAGRTADGLPVYADPLRDITDQIGIRVITYVRSDVAAVADVLGSQLTVLDDRDLGQETASEGRFGYASRHLQVARNGGANAQVQVRTVLQHAWAEFEHDIRYKGTVPEEHARDFDRRFTLAAGLLELADQEFTTIRDRLRGGSVAEPEIDTVGITPRELAAFLAGQYPDAEWSRTDHYAWIAGLLPELDITTLAALGEVLVGVDLDQVTARMDYRYPPGAVRRLDDALLAAFGERYVLLPGNAHREALLATRLERMRGA; translated from the coding sequence ATGCACTTCGTCGGGATCGACCTCGCCTGGGGGGACCGCCAGCCCACCGGGCTCGCGGTGCTCGACGAGGACGCCCACCTCGTGCACATCTCCACGGTGCGCACCGACGAGGAGATCCGCACCGCGCTCACGCCGTACGTCGAGGGTCCGTGCGTGGTCGGGATCGACGCCCCGCTGATCGTCGTGAACCCGACCGGGTCGCGGCCGGCGGAGCAGGAGCTGAGCCGCGACTTCCGGCGCTTCGAGGCGGGCGCGCACCCGTCCAACACCGGCAAGCCCGAGTTCGCCGAGGGCACCCGCGGCGCCCGGATCTGCAAGATGTTCGGGCTCGACATGGACCCGCGCTCGGGCCGCAAGCGGCGGGCGATCGAGGTCTACCCGCACCCCGCCACGGTGGTGCTGTTCGGGCTCGGCAAGACGCTCAAGTACAAGGCGAAGCCCGGCCGCAGCCTGGAGCTCCTCCGCTCCGAGCTGCTCCTGCTGATGGACCACGTCGAGCGGATCGTCACCACCGAGCGCACCTGGCGCGACCTGCGCACCCGGGTCGAGACCGCGACCCGCAAGGTGGACCTCCGCCAGGTCGAGGACCAGGTCGACGCCGTCGTGTGCGCCTACGTCGCCCTCTTCGCCGAGCGCTGGCCCGAGCGGACCACGACGTACGGCGACCTCGAGCGCGGCTACATCGTCACCCCGACCCTGCCCGATGCGCACGCCACGATTCGGGACGCGATCGAGGAGTACACCCGGCTCCACCCCGCCCGGGTCGAGGCCGCCCAGGAGTACGTCGCACTGGTGACCGAGATCCTCGACGAGGCCGGCATCAACTACCTGACCGTCACCGGCCGCGCGAAGTCCGTCGAGTCGTTCGCCGCCAAGGCCGGCCGCACCGCCGACGGACTGCCCGTGTACGCCGACCCGCTCCGCGACATCACCGACCAGATCGGGATCCGGGTCATCACCTACGTGCGCAGCGACGTGGCCGCGGTCGCCGACGTACTCGGCTCCCAGCTGACCGTCCTCGACGACCGCGACCTCGGCCAGGAGACCGCGAGCGAGGGCCGCTTCGGCTACGCCAGCCGGCACCTGCAGGTCGCCCGCAACGGCGGCGCGAACGCCCAGGTGCAGGTGCGCACCGTCCTGCAGCACGCGTGGGCGGAGTTCGAGCACGACATCCGCTACAAGGGCACAGTGCCCGAGGAGCACGCCCGCGACTTCGACCGCCGCTTCACCCTCGCCGCGGGGCTGCTCGAGCTGGCCGACCAGGAGTTCACCACGATCCGCGACCGGCTCCGGGGCGGGTCGGTCGCCGAGCCGGAGATCGACACTGTCGGCATCACCCCGCGCGAGCTCGCGGCCTTCCTCGCCGGGCAGTACCCCGACGCCGAGTGGTCCCGCACCGACCACTACGCCTGGATCGCCGGCCTGCTGCCCGAGCTCGACATCACCACGCTGGCCGCCCTCGGCGAGGTGCTCGTCGGCGTGGACCTCGACCAGGTGACCGCGCGGATGGACTACAGGTACCCGCCCGGCGCCGTACGCCGCCTCGACGACGCCCTGCTCGCCGCGTTCGGGGAACGCTACGTCCTCCTCCCCGGCAACGCCCACCGCGAGGCGCTGCTCGCCACCCGCCTGGAGAGGATGCGGGGCGCGTGA
- a CDS encoding mycothiol transferase has protein sequence MTPADVFIDFFERILENGVAAVDGLTDEQLAHRIAPDANSIAWLIWHAARVQDAQVAHAAGSEEVWLSQGWVERFALDIDPADHGYGHTSEQVGKVRAGADLLAGYLRAAHEATVAYLRTVTEGDLDEVIDRSWDPPVTRGVRLVSIADDDAQHVGQAAYLRGLLGS, from the coding sequence ATGACCCCAGCCGACGTCTTCATCGACTTCTTCGAGCGGATCCTCGAGAACGGCGTGGCCGCCGTCGACGGCCTCACCGACGAGCAGCTCGCCCACCGGATCGCCCCGGACGCCAACTCGATCGCGTGGCTCATCTGGCACGCGGCCCGGGTGCAGGACGCGCAGGTCGCGCACGCGGCCGGCAGCGAGGAGGTGTGGCTCAGCCAGGGGTGGGTGGAGCGGTTCGCGCTCGACATCGACCCGGCCGACCACGGCTACGGCCACACCAGCGAGCAGGTCGGCAAGGTACGCGCCGGCGCGGACCTGCTCGCCGGCTACCTGCGCGCCGCCCACGAGGCGACCGTCGCCTACCTGCGCACGGTCACCGAGGGCGACCTCGACGAGGTCATCGACCGGAGCTGGGACCCGCCGGTCACCCGCGGCGTACGCCTCGTCAGCATCGCCGACGACGACGCCCAGCACGTCGGCCAGGCGGCCTACCTGCGGGGGCTGCTCGGGTCCTAG
- a CDS encoding NADPH-dependent F420 reductase encodes MTTIGFIGSGNIGGTLAKLFAEQGYDVVISNSRGPETLADLVSEIGPKARAATAAEAAEAGEVVVVSIPFLAVDTVPVAPLAGKVVIDTNNYYFERDGHVAAIDSGETTPSEVLQGHLPESHVVKLFNAIQSGHLATQGVPAGTADRRALPIAGDDVAAKATVTALTDEIGYDVVDAGPLAEGWRFDRDQPAYGPKADAAGLTDLLAQAKRASA; translated from the coding sequence ATGACCACCATCGGATTCATCGGCAGCGGCAACATCGGCGGCACCCTGGCCAAGCTCTTCGCGGAGCAGGGGTACGACGTCGTCATCAGCAACTCCCGTGGGCCGGAGACGCTCGCCGACCTGGTCTCCGAGATCGGGCCGAAGGCCCGTGCGGCGACCGCGGCCGAGGCAGCCGAGGCCGGAGAGGTCGTCGTCGTCTCGATCCCCTTCCTGGCGGTCGACACGGTCCCGGTCGCGCCCCTGGCCGGGAAGGTCGTCATCGACACCAACAACTACTACTTCGAGCGCGACGGCCACGTCGCGGCGATCGACAGCGGCGAGACCACGCCCAGCGAGGTCCTGCAGGGCCACCTGCCGGAGTCGCACGTCGTGAAGCTCTTCAACGCGATCCAGTCGGGTCACCTGGCCACCCAGGGCGTGCCCGCGGGGACCGCCGACCGGCGGGCGCTCCCGATCGCCGGGGACGACGTCGCCGCCAAGGCGACCGTCACCGCGCTGACCGACGAGATCGGGTACGACGTCGTCGACGCCGGCCCGCTCGCTGAGGGCTGGCGCTTCGACCGCGACCAGCCGGCGTACGGCCCGAAGGCCGACGCCGCGGGTCTCACCGACCTGCTCGCCCAGGCGAAGCGCGCCTCCGCCTGA
- a CDS encoding helix-turn-helix domain-containing protein, with protein MNAEQILDAAAGLFAERGVNAVGMAEVARAAGCSRATLYRYFEDRHALHVAFVQREARRIGALLPTDDAAEAILGAVREVRARPELIAWFGAADAGTTAELAQSDAVVGGLGDEETARWLVRVIVSLLIVPGRDDAEERALVERYVVPGVLHDRR; from the coding sequence GTGAACGCCGAGCAGATCCTCGACGCGGCGGCCGGCCTCTTCGCCGAGCGCGGTGTCAACGCCGTCGGGATGGCCGAGGTCGCCCGAGCGGCGGGCTGCTCGCGCGCGACCCTCTACCGCTACTTCGAGGACCGGCACGCACTGCACGTCGCGTTCGTCCAACGCGAGGCCCGCCGGATCGGGGCGCTGCTGCCCACCGACGACGCGGCCGAGGCGATCCTGGGCGCGGTGCGCGAGGTCCGCGCTCGCCCCGAGCTGATCGCGTGGTTCGGCGCGGCCGACGCCGGGACGACTGCGGAGCTCGCCCAGTCCGACGCCGTCGTCGGCGGGCTGGGCGACGAGGAGACCGCACGCTGGCTGGTGCGGGTGATCGTCTCCCTGCTCATCGTCCCCGGCCGCGACGACGCGGAGGAGCGTGCCCTGGTCGAGAGGTACGTCGTGCCCGGCGTCCTGCACGACCGCCGATAG
- a CDS encoding YibE/F family protein, which produces MGAGHSHGSHRAGGETDLAVARGPRLVLLTALVMAGIAAVVGVLLLWPDGAEVDRIAEDAPFAAPGVTFPTAEVDSIHAPCTAAEVGSDSDCGRIEVTVRDGAGRGDRATVQIPPQVLDSGLTPGDHVRLQRTPGGAGADPAYSYFGTERTGPLLVLLLVFVGLVLVVARWRGLFALVGLAFSGVVIWRFVLPALLTGGSGVAVGLTAAALIMFVVLFTTHGFSMRTSTALAGTLVGVLVTTGIGVLATSATRLTGVADEQAGILSSLVGDLSFHELFACAVLIAGLGVLNDVTITQASSVWELRAASPAMGRRELFASGMRIGRDHIASTIYTIVFAYAGTALAVLLILRLYGLPWDVLLTTEDITQEIVRTLASSIGLVLAVPLTTAIATLVVAGAEPLPE; this is translated from the coding sequence ATGGGCGCCGGACACTCGCACGGTTCGCACCGTGCGGGCGGGGAGACCGACCTGGCGGTGGCGAGAGGCCCGCGCCTCGTGCTGCTCACGGCCCTGGTGATGGCCGGGATCGCCGCGGTGGTGGGCGTCCTCCTGCTCTGGCCCGACGGTGCGGAGGTGGACCGGATCGCCGAGGACGCTCCGTTCGCGGCGCCCGGCGTCACGTTCCCGACGGCCGAGGTGGACAGCATCCATGCGCCCTGCACGGCGGCCGAGGTCGGCTCGGACAGCGACTGCGGCCGGATCGAGGTGACCGTCCGCGACGGCGCTGGCCGCGGCGACCGCGCGACGGTGCAGATCCCCCCGCAGGTCCTCGACTCCGGGCTCACCCCCGGCGACCACGTCCGGCTCCAGCGCACCCCCGGCGGAGCGGGCGCAGACCCGGCGTACTCCTACTTCGGCACCGAGCGCACCGGCCCGCTGCTGGTGCTGCTCCTGGTCTTCGTCGGGCTGGTGCTCGTGGTCGCCCGCTGGCGCGGCCTCTTCGCGCTCGTCGGGCTCGCGTTCAGCGGCGTGGTGATCTGGCGGTTCGTGCTGCCGGCGCTGCTGACGGGAGGCTCGGGGGTCGCCGTCGGGCTGACCGCCGCCGCGCTGATCATGTTCGTCGTCCTCTTCACGACGCACGGGTTCTCGATGCGCACCAGCACGGCGCTGGCCGGCACCCTCGTCGGCGTCCTGGTGACCACGGGCATCGGCGTCCTGGCCACGAGCGCGACCCGGCTGACCGGCGTCGCCGACGAGCAGGCGGGCATCCTCTCCTCGCTGGTCGGCGACCTGAGCTTCCACGAGCTCTTCGCGTGCGCCGTCCTCATCGCCGGGCTCGGCGTGCTCAACGACGTCACCATCACGCAGGCGTCGTCGGTGTGGGAGCTCCGGGCGGCCTCCCCGGCGATGGGCCGTCGCGAGCTCTTCGCCAGCGGGATGCGGATCGGCCGCGACCACATCGCCTCGACGATCTACACGATCGTCTTCGCGTACGCCGGCACCGCGCTCGCCGTCCTGCTGATCCTCCGGCTCTACGGCCTGCCGTGGGACGTCCTGCTCACCACCGAGGACATCACCCAGGAGATCGTCCGCACCCTCGCCAGCAGCATCGGCCTGGTGCTTGCCGTCCCGCTGACGACCGCGATCGCGACCCTCGTGGTCGCCGGTGCGGAGCCTTTGCCCGAATAA
- a CDS encoding carbohydrate kinase, protein MSLTDREQEIVALLRRDPLIGSAALARELGTTRAAVNVHLSNLGKKGVILGRGYVLSEQRSVVVVGGANMDVKARSRRTAVPATSNPGTASMSAGGVGRNIAENLARLGTRTHLVAAIGADGLGDQVLAATSGAGVHVEQVRRSARATGTYTAVLDADGELVVAVADMAATDELSPEHVNAARDLVAAASLVVLDGNLATETLAFALDLAVAAGVRVVLEPVSVPKAAALAHLVSLDRPLHAITPNRDELAALTDLPTRTPRQVEKAARALHDRGVELVWVRLGSAGSLLSSPEGTVALDAVPAEVADVTGAGDAMLGAFCHALLDGADPAAAAAFGHAAAALTIASPHTVRPDLTDRLVRSTA, encoded by the coding sequence ATGAGCCTCACCGATCGCGAGCAGGAGATCGTGGCGCTGCTGCGCCGCGACCCGCTGATCGGCTCGGCGGCGCTCGCGCGCGAGCTCGGCACCACTCGGGCCGCCGTCAACGTGCACCTCTCCAACCTCGGCAAGAAGGGCGTGATCCTCGGCCGGGGCTACGTGCTCAGCGAGCAGCGGTCCGTGGTCGTCGTCGGCGGCGCCAACATGGACGTCAAGGCGCGCAGCCGGCGCACCGCCGTACCCGCCACCAGCAACCCGGGCACCGCCTCGATGTCGGCCGGCGGGGTCGGACGCAACATCGCCGAGAACCTCGCCCGTCTCGGCACCCGCACCCACCTGGTCGCGGCGATCGGCGCCGACGGCCTCGGTGACCAGGTGCTGGCGGCGACGTCGGGCGCCGGGGTGCACGTCGAGCAGGTACGCCGCTCCGCCCGGGCGACCGGCACCTACACGGCCGTCCTCGACGCCGACGGGGAGCTGGTGGTCGCGGTCGCCGACATGGCCGCCACCGACGAGCTGTCTCCCGAGCACGTCAACGCCGCGCGTGACCTGGTCGCCGCGGCGTCGCTCGTGGTGCTCGACGGCAACCTGGCGACCGAGACCCTGGCGTTCGCCCTGGACCTGGCGGTCGCCGCCGGTGTCCGCGTCGTCCTCGAGCCGGTGAGCGTCCCGAAGGCCGCCGCGCTCGCCCACCTGGTGTCCCTCGACCGGCCCCTGCACGCGATCACGCCCAACCGCGACGAGCTCGCCGCGCTGACCGACCTGCCGACCCGCACCCCCCGCCAGGTCGAGAAGGCCGCCCGCGCGCTGCACGACCGGGGCGTCGAGCTGGTCTGGGTGCGGCTCGGCTCGGCCGGGTCGCTCCTCAGCTCGCCCGAGGGGACGGTCGCGCTGGACGCCGTACCGGCCGAGGTCGCCGACGTCACCGGGGCCGGCGACGCGATGCTCGGCGCCTTCTGCCACGCCCTGCTGGACGGGGCCGACCCGGCCGCCGCCGCGGCGTTCGGCCACGCCGCCGCGGCCCTCACCATCGCCAGCCCGCACACCGTCCGCCCCGACCTCACCGACCGTCTCGTCAGGAGCACCGCATGA
- a CDS encoding pseudouridine-5'-phosphate glycosidase: MSHPSLHLAPEVADALADGRPVVALESTIISHGMPYPQNVAMATEVEGIVRDHGAVPATIAILDGRLCIGLSPDQLELLASDGNVTKVSVRDLPYVVARGQHGATTVAATMRLAAMAGIRTFVTGGLGGVHRGAQQTFDVSADLTELGQTSVAVVSAGVKSILDIGLTLETLETLGVPVLVNGSDEFPSFYSRSSGHAAPMRVDSATEVAAVMRAKWELGIDGGIVIANPIPVEDEIPADEIGAIIDQALGDMDALGIHGKDATPYLLGRIVEITGGASLTANIALVRHNARLGAAIAVAYAG, encoded by the coding sequence ATGAGCCACCCGTCCCTCCACCTCGCCCCGGAGGTCGCCGACGCCCTCGCCGACGGCCGTCCCGTCGTGGCGCTGGAGAGCACGATCATCAGCCACGGCATGCCGTACCCGCAGAACGTCGCCATGGCCACCGAGGTCGAGGGCATCGTGCGCGACCACGGCGCCGTGCCGGCGACGATCGCGATCCTGGACGGTCGCCTGTGCATCGGCCTCTCGCCCGACCAGCTCGAGCTGCTGGCCAGCGACGGCAACGTCACCAAGGTGAGCGTGCGCGACCTGCCGTACGTCGTCGCGCGGGGCCAGCACGGCGCCACGACCGTCGCGGCGACGATGCGGCTGGCGGCGATGGCGGGCATCCGGACGTTCGTGACCGGCGGCCTCGGCGGCGTGCACCGGGGTGCGCAGCAGACCTTCGACGTCAGCGCCGACCTGACCGAGCTCGGCCAGACCTCGGTGGCGGTCGTGTCCGCCGGCGTGAAGTCGATCCTCGACATCGGCCTGACCCTGGAGACCCTGGAGACGCTCGGCGTGCCGGTGCTGGTCAACGGCAGTGACGAGTTCCCGTCGTTCTACTCCCGCTCCAGCGGCCACGCCGCGCCGATGCGCGTCGACTCCGCGACCGAGGTCGCCGCCGTCATGCGGGCCAAGTGGGAGCTGGGCATCGACGGCGGCATCGTCATCGCCAACCCGATCCCGGTGGAGGACGAGATCCCCGCCGACGAGATCGGCGCGATCATCGACCAGGCCCTCGGCGACATGGACGCCCTGGGCATCCACGGCAAGGACGCGACGCCGTACCTCCTCGGCCGGATCGTCGAGATCACCGGCGGCGCCTCCCTGACCGCCAACATCGCGCTGGTCCGGCACAACGCGCGCCTGGGCGCCGCGATCGCGGTGGCGTACGCCGGCTGA
- a CDS encoding SGNH/GDSL hydrolase family protein, which produces MSARAWRSAGSGAALVVVGLVAAVATLKAQARIARKVIGKPLGEEALAADRVYKKKYGDPIDLLLLGDSIAAGLGADDPRSTLGGELARRLTKATHRAVRLHTAAVVGAETSGLADQLAALPPGYRPHVAVIVVGGNDITHRVRVVDSRRQLGEAIRALRALGVEVVVGTCPDLGALRPLPQPLRSLGARASRQLAAAQREVTTELGGRAVSLADVVGPFFITQPDEMFALDRFHPSGAGYRRTAKAMLPSVLAALGLADSVPFGHHGPDERSSQPDATGAAARA; this is translated from the coding sequence GTGAGCGCACGAGCATGGCGCAGCGCCGGCTCGGGTGCCGCCCTGGTGGTCGTCGGCCTCGTCGCGGCGGTCGCCACCCTCAAGGCCCAGGCCCGCATCGCCCGCAAGGTGATCGGCAAGCCCCTCGGTGAGGAGGCGCTGGCCGCCGACCGCGTCTACAAGAAGAAGTACGGCGACCCGATCGACCTGCTGCTCCTCGGCGACTCCATCGCCGCGGGCCTCGGCGCCGACGACCCGAGGAGCACCCTCGGCGGTGAGCTCGCCCGGCGGCTGACCAAGGCGACGCACCGCGCCGTACGCCTGCACACCGCGGCCGTCGTCGGCGCCGAGACGTCCGGCCTCGCCGACCAGCTCGCGGCACTGCCGCCGGGCTACCGGCCCCACGTCGCGGTGATCGTGGTCGGCGGCAACGACATCACCCACCGGGTCCGGGTCGTCGACTCGCGCCGCCAGCTCGGCGAGGCGATCCGCGCGCTGCGCGCGCTCGGGGTCGAGGTGGTCGTCGGGACCTGCCCCGACCTCGGCGCGCTGCGCCCGCTGCCGCAGCCGCTGCGCAGCCTCGGGGCGCGGGCGTCCCGCCAGCTCGCCGCCGCCCAGCGCGAGGTGACCACCGAGCTCGGCGGCCGCGCGGTCTCCCTCGCGGACGTGGTCGGGCCGTTCTTCATCACGCAGCCCGACGAGATGTTCGCCCTCGACCGCTTCCATCCCTCCGGCGCCGGCTACCGGCGTACGGCGAAGGCGATGCTCCCCAGCGTCCTCGCCGCCCTCGGGCTCGCCGACAGCGTGCCGTTCGGGCACCACGGGCCGGACGAAAGAAGTTCGCAGCCGGATGCAACCGGCGCGGCCGCCCGAGCGTAG